The Patescibacteria group bacterium genome includes a region encoding these proteins:
- a CDS encoding ATP-dependent Clp protease ATP-binding subunit, which produces MKTAQNNIFDKFSTNLRNALLAAVSAATDWRHSQAEPEHILYGLIQQKSSIGSELLSKAGCQEESIKMFALDQHSQNNLVVLPAKLPAVPDFSPAAMQTIIKASLLASQYGHKYVGTEHLLATLLKHDLPGLRALFKLHRLNVEDLHIQVTQVLRSTSKFPDLTDMFQPPDTKTDDRSAPQALEYFCTDLTSPNVQKKIDPVIGRSEEIDRMIHILSRRTKNNPLLVGDPGVGKTAIVEGLAKKIANHDVPDILMNKRIMSLDLGFVVAGTMYRGEFESRMKQIIDEVKKDSNIILFIDEIHTLIGAGGANGSMDAANLLKPALAKGDIRCIGATTYDEFRKHIESDAALERRFQPIIINEPSAEQTVAVLEGLRSNYEKYHRVSITDDAIAAAVRLSRRYIQDKFLPDKAIDLIDEAASKVKVKRKPDPLTRELRDVHQEIQRLDQTKRDAVNHERFNDAVRLKTQQEVLRAKRSQLEQKISQRPSQTEGQITARDIAQIVSRITGVPVNELIRDEQTALINLEALLSRRIIGQTEAVTSLAQFLRRSRAGLNHPNRPIGSFMFLGPSGVGKTELAKVLAEEVFGDPKSLIRIDMSEYNESFQASKLIGAPAGYVGYKEGGKLTDAVRRRPYSVVLFDEIEKAHSDIFNLLLQVLEDGQLTDATGKNVNFKNTVLILTSNIGIEELNRAAALGFGDSEKVPTALENFNEIKDRILASLKDSFRPEFLNRIDKIMVFQPLGKPELTRIAELQLQELAGRLQASHRINLEYASNVVAEIARLGSEPDQGARAIRRIIQDKIEHQLADAVLQHQIKPGLPVRLAKTAKGIIIRS; this is translated from the coding sequence ATGAAAACGGCCCAAAATAACATATTCGATAAGTTCAGTACGAATTTGCGCAATGCTCTGCTGGCTGCGGTGAGTGCGGCCACTGACTGGCGGCACTCCCAAGCCGAGCCGGAACATATCCTTTATGGCTTAATCCAGCAGAAAAGCAGCATTGGTTCAGAATTATTGTCCAAGGCTGGGTGCCAGGAAGAGTCCATCAAAATGTTTGCCCTGGATCAACACTCCCAAAATAATCTAGTAGTGCTGCCGGCCAAGCTACCCGCGGTACCAGATTTTTCCCCGGCGGCAATGCAAACCATCATCAAAGCCAGTTTGCTGGCCAGCCAATATGGCCACAAATACGTCGGCACCGAACATCTTCTAGCCACGCTGTTGAAACACGATTTGCCTGGACTGCGGGCGCTTTTCAAGCTGCACCGGCTGAATGTGGAAGATCTGCATATCCAGGTGACTCAAGTGCTGCGCAGCACCTCGAAGTTCCCAGATCTGACGGACATGTTTCAACCACCCGACACTAAAACCGACGACCGATCAGCGCCCCAAGCACTCGAGTATTTTTGCACCGATCTGACCAGCCCAAACGTTCAAAAGAAGATTGACCCCGTAATTGGCCGAAGTGAAGAGATTGATCGCATGATCCATATTTTATCCCGCCGGACAAAGAATAATCCACTACTGGTGGGCGATCCCGGGGTTGGTAAAACAGCCATCGTTGAAGGTTTGGCCAAGAAAATAGCCAACCACGACGTACCGGATATATTGATGAATAAGCGCATCATGAGCCTGGATTTGGGGTTTGTGGTGGCCGGCACCATGTACCGGGGCGAGTTTGAAAGCCGGATGAAACAGATCATCGATGAGGTAAAAAAAGATTCCAATATAATACTCTTTATCGATGAAATTCATACGTTGATCGGCGCCGGCGGCGCCAATGGCTCGATGGACGCGGCTAACTTATTAAAGCCGGCGCTGGCTAAAGGTGATATCAGATGCATCGGCGCCACCACCTACGATGAGTTCCGCAAGCATATTGAATCCGACGCCGCGCTGGAGCGAAGATTCCAGCCTATCATCATCAATGAACCCTCAGCAGAGCAAACCGTGGCGGTGCTGGAGGGTTTGCGATCAAATTATGAAAAATATCACCGCGTGTCCATTACTGACGATGCTATTGCCGCCGCCGTGCGATTAAGCCGGCGTTATATTCAGGACAAATTTCTGCCCGATAAGGCGATTGACCTGATTGATGAAGCGGCTTCAAAGGTCAAAGTTAAACGCAAGCCCGATCCGTTAACCCGCGAATTGCGCGATGTACATCAGGAAATCCAGCGGCTCGATCAAACCAAGCGCGACGCCGTTAATCACGAACGTTTTAATGACGCGGTTAGATTAAAAACTCAGCAGGAGGTTCTGCGAGCCAAGCGATCGCAGTTGGAACAGAAAATTTCTCAACGCCCCAGCCAAACCGAGGGGCAGATAACGGCCCGGGATATAGCCCAGATTGTTTCACGAATCACCGGCGTACCGGTCAACGAGCTGATCCGGGACGAACAGACCGCCCTGATTAATCTGGAGGCATTGCTGAGCCGGAGGATTATCGGACAGACCGAGGCCGTCACGTCGCTGGCCCAGTTTCTACGCCGATCGCGAGCCGGCCTGAATCACCCGAATCGGCCGATTGGCTCATTTATGTTTCTGGGTCCTTCTGGCGTCGGCAAAACCGAGCTCGCCAAAGTACTAGCCGAAGAGGTGTTTGGCGATCCAAAATCACTGATTCGGATCGATATGTCGGAGTACAACGAAAGTTTCCAGGCATCGAAATTAATCGGCGCTCCCGCCGGTTATGTCGGCTATAAAGAAGGCGGCAAACTGACCGACGCGGTCCGGCGGCGGCCTTACTCGGTGGTTTTGTTTGACGAAATCGAAAAAGCTCATTCGGATATCTTCAATTTGCTGCTTCAAGTGCTGGAAGACGGCCAGCTAACCGATGCGACCGGAAAAAATGTAAATTTCAAAAATACGGTATTGATTTTAACTTCGAACATCGGGATCGAAGAACTGAACCGGGCCGCCGCGTTAGGATTCGGCGATTCAGAAAAGGTTCCTACGGCTCTGGAAAACTTCAACGAAATTAAAGATCGGATACTAGCCAGCCTTAAAGATTCGTTCCGCCCGGAATTCCTTAACCGGATTGATAAGATTATGGTATTCCAGCCGTTAGGCAAACCGGAGCTGACTCGGATTGCCGAATTACAGCTCCAGGAACTGGCTGGGCGCCTCCAAGCATCGCATCGCATCAATCTGGAGTACGCTTCGAACGTGGTGGCCGAGATTGCCCGTT
- a CDS encoding M48 family metallopeptidase — MYQAITANKRKTVLLIILFVMLIGLIGWAFQVWFQTGPGIVVLAVAVALGTSMVGYYSGDRIALSTAGALPIQKEQNPYVYRLVENLCITAGLAMPRIYIINDSAMNAFATGRDPKHASIALTTGIIEKLENEELEGVIAHELSHIKNFDIRLMTIVIVCVGIIVLMSDFFLRGSLFGGRRNQNDNNGNPLALVGLALIILSPLFAKLIQLAVSRKREFLADASGVLLTRYPAGLANALEKIAQDSTPLRRTSQATAHLYIANPLKKSASFANLFSTHPPITERINILRTMA, encoded by the coding sequence ATGTACCAAGCCATTACTGCAAATAAAAGAAAGACCGTCCTGCTGATAATACTTTTCGTGATGTTGATTGGCTTGATCGGGTGGGCATTTCAAGTCTGGTTCCAAACGGGACCGGGTATTGTGGTATTAGCGGTAGCCGTCGCGCTGGGCACCAGTATGGTCGGTTATTATTCCGGTGATCGAATTGCCCTATCGACCGCCGGCGCCCTACCCATCCAAAAAGAGCAAAATCCCTACGTTTATCGCCTGGTTGAAAATCTCTGCATTACCGCCGGCCTGGCTATGCCGCGCATCTACATCATCAATGATTCAGCGATGAACGCTTTTGCCACCGGCCGCGACCCCAAGCACGCATCGATCGCGCTGACTACGGGCATAATTGAAAAACTGGAAAACGAGGAGCTGGAAGGCGTCATCGCCCATGAACTGTCGCATATCAAGAATTTCGACATTCGACTAATGACAATTGTGATAGTTTGTGTCGGCATTATCGTATTAATGAGCGACTTCTTCCTGCGAGGCAGCTTATTCGGCGGCCGGCGCAATCAAAATGACAACAACGGCAATCCTCTAGCCTTGGTTGGGCTGGCGTTGATTATTTTGTCCCCATTATTCGCCAAATTAATCCAGCTAGCCGTATCACGGAAGCGGGAATTCTTGGCGGACGCATCGGGTGTTTTATTGACCCGTTATCCGGCCGGGCTTGCCAATGCTTTAGAAAAGATTGCTCAAGATTCGACGCCTCTACGCCGGACCAGCCAAGCTACAGCCCATCTCTACATCGCCAACCCATTGAAAAAAAGCGCATCTTTTGCTAATCTATTCTCTACACACCCGCCCATAACCGAACGCATTAACATTCTTCGAACTATGGCTTAA
- a CDS encoding LemA family protein, whose amino-acid sequence MPTFLWVIIVIIFCLVAWLIAVYNGLIRLKNQTDEAWSDIDVQLKRRYDLIPNLIETVKGYATHEREVFEKVTEARTAAMGAQAPADKAQAEDGLSGALKSLFAVAENYPELRASENFAKLQDELSDTENKIQASRRFYNGNVRDFNIQIQRFPNNLMVGSLGFKAREFFEIANEAERAAPQVKF is encoded by the coding sequence ATGCCTACATTTCTCTGGGTTATCATCGTCATCATCTTCTGCCTCGTAGCGTGGTTAATTGCCGTCTACAATGGTTTAATCCGTCTCAAGAACCAAACCGATGAAGCCTGGTCGGACATTGATGTCCAATTAAAGCGCCGGTATGACCTGATTCCGAATCTAATTGAAACGGTCAAGGGGTACGCCACCCATGAGCGTGAAGTATTTGAGAAAGTGACCGAAGCCCGCACCGCTGCCATGGGCGCCCAGGCACCAGCTGACAAAGCGCAGGCGGAAGACGGCCTGAGCGGAGCCTTGAAATCATTGTTCGCCGTGGCTGAAAACTATCCCGAGCTGCGCGCGTCTGAAAATTTTGCCAAGCTGCAAGACGAGCTGTCCGACACGGAGAATAAGATTCAGGCGTCGCGTCGGTTCTATAATGGCAATGTGCGTGATTTTAACATTCAGATCCAACGCTTCCCAAACAACCTGATGGTTGGTTCGCTTGGTTTTAAAGCCCGGGAATTCTTCGAAATTGCCAACGAGGCTGAACGAGCCGCACCCCAAGTAAAATTCTAG
- the pilM gene encoding pilus assembly protein PilM — protein MALFGNKDSYVGIDLGTAGIKIVELSGAGGQPKLVTYGYTDEAINIVRNDSAEVQGKVVALLKEIFKKARVGSNKVVAALPSFAVFSAVISLPAMSRRELASAVRWEAKKFVPMPIDEMILDWKLLNDEEAKDEKAPAPANGEAEEAAAPNKNLSVLLTAAPRNLVQRYVNIFKTINVKLVGIETEAFALERSLIGQDKSAVMVVDIGGMNTNVSVIRDSIPLLNRSIDVGGATITSTIANGLNVDLSRAEQFKRDFGMTSSGEGNQQIPKTIEFVISSIINEIKYCFNLYQNQTVGQGGQMKQIEKVVLTGGSAFLPALPEYLAKVLNMRVFIGDPWSRIAYPEELRPVLQELGPRLSVAVGLAMREI, from the coding sequence ATGGCACTATTTGGGAATAAAGACAGTTATGTCGGTATCGATCTGGGTACCGCTGGCATAAAAATAGTCGAGCTGTCGGGTGCTGGCGGCCAGCCTAAGCTGGTTACTTATGGATATACCGACGAAGCAATCAATATTGTCCGGAACGACTCGGCTGAGGTTCAGGGTAAGGTAGTCGCCTTGTTGAAAGAAATATTCAAGAAAGCCCGGGTCGGATCGAATAAAGTAGTTGCCGCATTGCCAAGTTTTGCCGTATTTAGCGCCGTAATTAGCCTGCCGGCTATGTCGCGTCGGGAATTGGCTTCAGCGGTGCGATGGGAAGCCAAGAAATTCGTGCCCATGCCGATTGATGAAATGATTCTGGACTGGAAGCTATTGAACGACGAAGAGGCCAAGGATGAAAAAGCGCCAGCTCCAGCCAATGGAGAGGCGGAGGAAGCTGCCGCACCAAACAAGAACCTGAGCGTTCTGCTAACCGCGGCACCGCGTAATCTGGTTCAGCGTTACGTTAATATTTTCAAAACGATCAATGTAAAACTGGTCGGCATCGAGACTGAAGCCTTCGCGCTCGAGCGCTCATTGATTGGACAGGACAAGTCGGCCGTTATGGTGGTGGATATCGGTGGCATGAACACCAATGTCAGCGTCATACGAGATAGCATCCCGCTGCTCAACCGGAGTATCGACGTGGGCGGCGCCACGATTACTAGTACGATTGCCAATGGATTGAATGTTGACCTCAGCCGTGCGGAACAGTTCAAGCGAGATTTCGGCATGACCAGCAGCGGCGAGGGGAATCAGCAAATCCCAAAAACAATCGAGTTTGTCATCAGCTCTATTATCAATGAAATTAAGTATTGCTTCAACCTATATCAGAACCAGACAGTTGGACAGGGCGGACAGATGAAGCAGATTGAAAAAGTAGTACTCACCGGCGGATCAGCTTTTCTGCCAGCGCTGCCGGAATATTTAGCCAAGGTGCTCAATATGAGGGTATTTATTGGCGATCCGTGGTCGCGGATTGCCTATCCCGAGGAACTACGGCCGGTGCTCCAAGAACTCGGCCCCCGACTCTCCGTAGCGGTCGGTCTGGCCATGAGAGAAATATAA
- a CDS encoding GspE/PulE family protein produces MPTPTTIGSGASFLDILNAKGLASLEQLEQWKEAARVNNRSVVEIIEESKQIRDEDLLKAKAEAFNLPYADLQGKIVGREILEMISHDLAENYRMVSIGRDADTINIGLVDPGNYKAIEAVEYIARKNRQKIKYFVISLVGYKFVLRQYDSLSSEVAEALSGTKSTELRDDTVSSLAEHGFEEVVRSAPVAKMVNVILEHAVEGKASDVHIEPMAEETRVRYRIDGILHTSLLLPKAVHSSIIARIKVLSNLKIDETRVPQDGRFRRRFENGDVDFRVSTLPVVDNEKVVMRILDTSSNILNLEKMGFWGKNLERMKSNIERPHGMFLVTGPTGSGKSTTLYALLRLLNKEGVNIVTLEDPVEYFQKGINQSQVNAEVGLTFARGLRSILRQDPDIIMVGEIRDSETGELAVHASLTGHTVLSTLHTNNAFGAVPRLTDMKIEPFLLTSSLNLVMAQRLVRRLCNFCREEITIPKKYEEEVWQSLSALPKESLPKDFRMARPLKFYVGRGCIKCENTGYKGRLCVSEVLEITDEMKKIILTGSDSDKIKAEFLRQGMYSMVQDGYIKAIQGDTTVEEVMKVTRD; encoded by the coding sequence ATGCCAACCCCAACAACGATCGGTTCCGGTGCCAGTTTTCTGGATATTCTAAATGCCAAAGGATTAGCCAGCTTGGAACAGCTGGAACAGTGGAAAGAAGCGGCTCGGGTCAACAACCGGAGCGTCGTTGAGATAATCGAGGAGTCAAAGCAGATTCGAGACGAAGATCTGCTCAAGGCCAAGGCGGAAGCATTCAATCTGCCATATGCCGACCTGCAGGGCAAGATTGTCGGCCGGGAAATATTGGAGATGATTTCTCACGATCTGGCCGAGAACTACCGGATGGTCAGCATTGGACGCGACGCTGATACGATAAACATTGGTTTAGTCGACCCAGGCAACTACAAAGCCATTGAAGCGGTCGAGTATATTGCCCGAAAAAACCGGCAAAAGATCAAATACTTCGTAATATCCCTAGTTGGCTACAAGTTTGTCCTTCGGCAATACGACTCGTTAAGCTCGGAAGTAGCCGAAGCATTAAGCGGTACCAAATCCACTGAGCTGCGTGATGACACGGTTTCCTCGTTAGCCGAGCACGGCTTTGAGGAAGTTGTTCGATCGGCTCCGGTCGCAAAAATGGTCAATGTGATCCTGGAACACGCTGTTGAAGGAAAAGCATCTGATGTTCACATCGAACCAATGGCCGAAGAAACCCGCGTACGGTATCGGATTGACGGTATTTTACACACATCATTATTGCTGCCCAAGGCGGTTCATTCATCGATTATCGCTCGTATCAAAGTACTATCGAATTTAAAAATCGACGAAACTCGCGTACCGCAGGATGGACGATTTCGGCGCCGGTTTGAGAATGGGGATGTCGACTTCCGTGTTTCGACTCTGCCCGTGGTAGACAACGAAAAAGTGGTTATGAGAATTCTCGATACCTCATCCAACATACTCAACTTGGAAAAGATGGGATTTTGGGGCAAGAATCTCGAACGGATGAAAAGCAACATTGAGCGGCCGCATGGTATGTTTTTGGTCACTGGGCCGACCGGTTCCGGAAAATCTACCACCCTTTACGCTTTACTGCGCCTGTTGAATAAAGAGGGTGTGAATATCGTGACATTGGAAGACCCGGTGGAGTATTTCCAAAAAGGCATCAACCAGTCACAGGTAAACGCAGAAGTCGGGCTGACGTTTGCCCGCGGTCTGCGTTCGATATTGCGCCAAGATCCGGACATTATCATGGTCGGTGAAATCCGCGATTCGGAAACCGGCGAGCTGGCTGTCCACGCCAGTTTGACTGGCCACACGGTATTGTCGACCCTGCATACCAATAATGCCTTCGGCGCGGTACCTCGATTGACTGATATGAAGATCGAACCGTTTCTGCTGACCTCATCTTTGAATCTGGTAATGGCCCAACGCTTGGTGCGCCGCCTATGCAACTTTTGCCGCGAAGAAATCACAATTCCAAAAAAATACGAGGAAGAAGTCTGGCAATCACTATCCGCTCTGCCCAAGGAATCGTTACCCAAGGATTTTCGGATGGCTCGCCCGTTGAAATTCTACGTCGGCCGTGGTTGCATCAAATGTGAAAATACCGGATACAAAGGACGGCTATGCGTCAGTGAAGTACTGGAAATAACCGATGAAATGAAGAAAATCATTCTAACCGGATCTGATTCCGACAAGATTAAAGCGGAATTCCTCCGACAGGGGATGTATTCAATGGTTCAGGATGGGTATATCAAGGCGATTCAGGGCGATACGACCGTGGAAGAGGTAATGAAAGTCACCCGCGATTAA
- a CDS encoding response regulator produces MPNKSKKTVKLPSRQSKKNILLVEDDTFLSGMYITKLTLAKFDVTLATDGIQALAVAKQAKPSLILLDVMIPKLDGFGVLRELKKNRNLGNIPVILLTNLSDQVSIEKAKTYQVADYLVKVHYRPDEVIEKVRQVLKKTSRSN; encoded by the coding sequence ATGCCTAACAAATCAAAGAAAACGGTCAAGCTTCCTAGCCGGCAATCAAAGAAGAATATTCTGCTGGTCGAAGATGATACGTTTCTGTCAGGCATGTATATTACCAAGCTGACGCTAGCTAAGTTTGATGTGACATTAGCGACCGACGGAATCCAGGCGCTAGCAGTGGCGAAACAAGCCAAGCCCAGCCTAATTCTGCTCGATGTAATGATTCCCAAGTTGGATGGTTTTGGCGTATTGCGTGAGTTGAAAAAGAATCGTAATTTGGGAAACATTCCGGTTATACTTCTCACCAACTTGAGCGACCAGGTTAGCATAGAGAAAGCCAAGACATATCAAGTGGCCGATTATCTGGTAAAGGTGCATTACCGACCCGATGAAGTAATCGAAAAAGTTCGCCAGGTATTAAAAAAAACATCACGCAGTAACTAG
- a CDS encoding PilT/PilU family type 4a pilus ATPase: MDAATQIEVSKLLSRVAEYRASGMHLTVGLPPILRIDDQLQALTDVPMMTPSELQKIADFLLNDIQRQQLQADKEVVFTYSLEDRARYKVSIFYQKSYLSVSLKYIPPTVKSPKELGLPSVVDRFVKLPRGLVMVTGPFGSGKTTTVASLIETINQSRSEYIITIERPIEFVFTNARSIIEQREVGRDTSSFIKALSNIPQEDVNVVMISELDDPAIIELALTIVESGRLVIASMNTDSAYKTIEKIINGFPQHKQEQIRIQLADALEGVISQRLVRRSSGGKLVAFEVLVPTSAVRSIMKEGSIYQLQTILQTSREEGMISMDRSLVELVRSGQVLMEDALEQAVDKNGLKSMIRV, from the coding sequence ATGGATGCTGCCACGCAAATTGAAGTCAGTAAATTACTTAGTCGAGTCGCGGAATACCGGGCTTCGGGTATGCATTTGACCGTGGGCTTGCCGCCGATTTTACGGATCGATGATCAGCTGCAGGCGCTGACGGATGTACCAATGATGACCCCGTCGGAACTGCAGAAAATTGCCGATTTTTTACTTAACGATATCCAGCGGCAGCAACTGCAGGCGGACAAGGAAGTGGTTTTTACTTATTCGCTGGAAGATCGGGCGCGTTATAAGGTCAGTATTTTTTACCAAAAAAGTTATTTATCGGTTTCGTTAAAGTATATTCCACCGACAGTGAAGTCACCCAAAGAGCTGGGCTTACCCTCGGTAGTCGATCGTTTCGTCAAATTACCGCGCGGTTTAGTCATGGTAACGGGGCCATTTGGCTCGGGTAAAACCACTACCGTGGCGTCATTAATTGAGACAATCAATCAAAGCCGATCGGAATACATAATTACAATCGAACGACCGATCGAATTTGTTTTTACCAATGCGCGCAGTATCATCGAACAGCGCGAGGTGGGCCGCGATACCAGTTCGTTCATCAAGGCGCTAAGCAACATTCCGCAGGAAGATGTCAATGTGGTAATGATTTCGGAGCTGGATGATCCGGCTATCATCGAGTTGGCGCTGACTATTGTCGAATCCGGTCGGCTGGTAATCGCCTCGATGAATACCGACTCGGCTTATAAGACAATTGAAAAGATTATCAATGGCTTCCCACAGCATAAACAGGAGCAGATCCGGATCCAACTGGCCGACGCATTGGAGGGCGTAATCAGCCAGCGCTTAGTTCGTCGTTCTAGCGGCGGTAAATTGGTAGCCTTTGAGGTGCTGGTGCCTACTTCAGCGGTGCGGTCCATTATGAAGGAAGGATCGATCTACCAGCTTCAGACCATTCTCCAGACATCACGAGAAGAAGGCATGATCTCGATGGATCGTTCGCTGGTCGAGCTGGTCCGATCCGGCCAGGTATTGATGGAAGACGCTCTCGAGCAGGCCGTCGATAAGAACGGATTAAAATCTATGATCAGAGTATAA
- a CDS encoding type II secretion system F family protein: MSIYDYRAKDFQGNTLTGVIEAPSENVAAEMLEDQKYIILALIPRQKTNVFQSSLNFLNRVPMREVVIFGRQLSVMINTAVPIVQALRILVRQTKNVTFKVILSEIADEVDGGSKLSTALGKYPQIFSSFFVYMVRSGETTGRLDETLNYLADQMEKDYDLNSRIRGAMIYPAFIMSALVAVGIVMMIFVIPQLTAVLSESGVQLPISTRILIAISSFMKNQWWLVLMILAGLFVGYRSMARSDYGKQKLDRLKLHFPVFGNLNQKIYITRFARSMSTLITGGIPLNKTLNIVADIVGNAVYRDLIIQTAEVVEDGNSIATVFMKSTEVPQMLPQMMAVGEQTGKLDLIMGKLADFYAKEVDATIGNLVALLEPMVMLVLGAGVAVMIMAIMLPMYQLSSAM; this comes from the coding sequence ATGTCAATATACGACTATCGAGCCAAAGATTTCCAAGGCAACACCCTAACCGGCGTAATCGAAGCGCCGAGTGAAAACGTGGCCGCGGAAATGCTGGAAGACCAGAAGTATATCATTCTAGCACTGATTCCACGGCAAAAGACCAATGTCTTTCAGTCGTCGCTGAACTTTCTCAATCGGGTGCCAATGCGGGAAGTGGTAATATTCGGCCGTCAATTGTCCGTGATGATAAATACCGCCGTGCCGATCGTGCAGGCATTGCGAATCTTGGTACGCCAGACAAAGAACGTCACATTTAAAGTAATTCTTTCTGAAATCGCCGACGAGGTGGATGGCGGTTCGAAATTATCAACCGCGCTGGGTAAGTATCCCCAGATATTTTCCAGCTTCTTTGTTTACATGGTACGGTCTGGCGAGACCACTGGACGTTTGGATGAGACGCTCAACTACTTGGCTGACCAGATGGAAAAAGACTACGACTTGAACAGCCGGATCAGGGGCGCCATGATCTATCCGGCATTCATCATGTCCGCGCTGGTGGCGGTGGGTATCGTGATGATGATTTTTGTGATTCCGCAGCTGACGGCCGTCTTGTCTGAAAGCGGCGTGCAATTGCCAATATCAACACGGATACTGATTGCGATCAGTTCATTTATGAAAAACCAATGGTGGCTGGTGTTGATGATTCTGGCCGGTTTGTTTGTTGGTTATCGTTCGATGGCTCGTTCAGATTATGGAAAACAAAAGCTGGATCGGTTGAAGCTGCACTTTCCGGTTTTTGGCAATCTGAACCAAAAAATATACATCACCCGTTTTGCCCGCAGCATGTCGACGTTGATAACGGGCGGGATCCCGCTGAACAAAACTCTCAATATTGTAGCCGATATCGTGGGTAACGCGGTTTATCGCGACCTGATAATACAAACGGCCGAAGTGGTCGAGGATGGCAACTCCATCGCTACGGTATTCATGAAAAGCACTGAAGTACCGCAGATGCTGCCGCAGATGATGGCGGTGGGCGAGCAGACCGGCAAACTGGACTTGATCATGGGCAAGCTGGCTGATTTTTACGCCAAAGAAGTCGACGCTACGATCGGCAATCTGGTGGCTCTGCTGGAGCCGATGGTCATGTTGGTGCTGGGCGCCGGCGTGGCCGTGATGATCATGGCGATCATGTTGCCGATGTACCAGCTGTCCAGTGCCATGTAA
- a CDS encoding type II secretion system protein — translation MKKNRKGFTLIELLVVIAIIGLLSTLAIVSLNSARQKSRDTKRMADMRTMQSALELYANELGGYPVVGAASTWTTVGTAVAPYLASGQLPQPPNSTCAADANPLDTDCYVYCTNGTGTQYLVGSHNEQGGANSINGDVDGALVTYTAVNECVTNAGVVNAVPAFSCDDPNFCLGKL, via the coding sequence ATGAAAAAAAACAGAAAAGGTTTTACCCTGATTGAGTTGTTGGTCGTAATTGCCATCATTGGCCTCTTGTCAACCTTGGCGATTGTTTCGTTGAACAGCGCTCGTCAGAAGTCGCGGGACACTAAGCGTATGGCTGACATGCGGACGATGCAGTCGGCGTTGGAGTTGTACGCGAACGAATTGGGTGGCTATCCGGTCGTAGGAGCCGCTTCTACATGGACTACTGTTGGCACTGCAGTGGCGCCTTACTTGGCATCGGGCCAACTTCCACAGCCGCCTAACAGTACTTGTGCCGCTGACGCAAACCCATTAGACACGGATTGCTACGTCTACTGTACTAACGGTACTGGTACTCAATATTTGGTTGGATCTCATAATGAACAAGGTGGTGCTAATAGCATAAACGGCGACGTTGATGGTGCGTTGGTTACCTACACCGCAGTTAATGAATGTGTTACCAATGCGGGTGTCGTTAATGCTGTTCCAGCGTTCAGCTGCGATGATCCGAACTTCTGCTTAGGTAAATTGTAA
- a CDS encoding type II secretion system protein, which yields MKTRTNRINKGFTLIELLVTIAIVALLTTLGLVSLNNARQKTRDTKRWSDIRVLQSAIEVCTNNGGNVPLVNTTVWNDLLTAPCGNGENLGTYMASQAIPIPPLNSTCTNAPSGDCYMYCATGGRYVLYTTYEGNAPAGGLNGAIASYNPATDCVLSINDEPTALPVCNPVTAGSFCLGNL from the coding sequence ATGAAAACAAGAACAAATAGAATAAATAAAGGATTTACCCTAATAGAACTCTTAGTAACCATCGCCATTGTAGCCCTACTGACTACGTTAGGCTTGGTTAGTTTGAATAATGCCCGTCAAAAAACACGCGATACGAAGCGCTGGTCCGATATCCGCGTACTGCAATCAGCAATTGAAGTATGTACCAACAATGGTGGTAATGTGCCACTGGTCAATACTACTGTATGGAACGATCTATTAACCGCACCCTGCGGTAATGGTGAAAATTTAGGCACATATATGGCGTCGCAAGCCATACCTATTCCGCCATTGAATAGTACCTGCACCAACGCGCCATCAGGAGATTGCTATATGTACTGCGCGACCGGCGGTCGATATGTGCTTTATACCACTTACGAGGGCAATGCTCCAGCTGGAGGCTTGAATGGCGCAATTGCATCATACAATCCAGCTACAGATTGCGTGTTGAGTATTAATGACGAACCGACCGCTCTTCCCGTATGCAACCCGGTCACAGCGGGATCATTTTGTCTCGGTAATCTATAA